One region of Quercus lobata isolate SW786 chromosome 2, ValleyOak3.0 Primary Assembly, whole genome shotgun sequence genomic DNA includes:
- the LOC115976548 gene encoding uncharacterized protein LOC115976548, with translation MLTFHPNSKPWHQYVPTNLHSHTTSSTLYKTKILPFQIANTLNEGKQPKQSSAGKIKRLVLTQEGRSKLNTYPDREFYAYPRFVTHVDDGFISTLTNIYKERLRPSWEILDLMSSWISHLPKEVTYKKVVGHGLNAQELAKNSQLDYFFVKDLNQDQKLELESCSFDAVLCTVSVQYLQQPEKVFAEVFRVLRPGGAFIVSFSNRLFYEKAISAWRDATGYGRVQLVVQYFQCVEGFTQPEIIRKLPATGGAQEDKSPFSWIRKLLGLLSGSDPFYAVIAYKNFRPTYE, from the exons ATGCTCACCTTTCATCCAAACTCCAAGCCATGGCACCAATATGTTCCAACCAATTTACACTCACATACCACCTCTTCTACGTTATACAAAACCAAAATCCTTCCATTCCAAATTGCAAACACTTTAAATGAAGGCAAGCAACCTAAACAATCCTCAGCAGGCAAAATCAAACGCCTTGTTCTGACCCAAGAAGGTAGATCAAAACTAAACACCTACCCGGACCGAGAATTCTATGCTTATCCAAGGTTTGTGACCCATGTTGATGATGGATTTATATCCACATTGACCAATATCTATAAAGAAAGGTTGAGACCAAGTTGGGAAATTCTTGACCTCATGAGTTCATGGATTAGCCATCTACCTAAGGAAGTAACATACAAAAAAGTGGTGGGACATGGACTAAATGCACAAGAGCTTGCAAAGAACTCTCAGCTGGACTATTTCTTTGTGAAGGATCTCAATCAGGATCAAAAGCTTGAATTGGAAAGTTGTAGCTTTGATGCAGTGCTATGCACTGTGAGTGTACAGTATCTTCAACAGCCAGAGAAG GTATTTGCAGAGGTGTTTCGGGTGCTAAGGCCAGGAGGGGCATTCATTGTGAGCTTTAGCAATCGATTGTTCTACGAGAAAGCCATAAGTGCATGGAGAGATGCGACTGGATATGGCAGGGTCCAACTAGTAGTGCAGTACTTCCAATGTGTGGAAGGATTCACTCAACCAGAAATTATTCGAAAGTTACCAGCTACTGGTGGTGCTCAAGAGGACAAATCACCATTCAGTTGGATCAGGAAGCTGCTGGGATTGTTGTCTGGATCTGACCCTTTCTATGCAGTGATAGCTTATAAGAACTTCAGACCAACATATGAATGA